From one Brevibacterium sp. 'Marine' genomic stretch:
- a CDS encoding AsnC family transcriptional regulator, with amino-acid sequence MIVMVRNDTMARLHPHRPRAGKSGESAVLDEVDRKIVAALQVAPRASWARVANVLELSESVVFRRGKKLLDSEVVQVSALPDPTLTDRGFPVLVRLRCEVGEAYSVARAMAARPDTRLVLALAASYDVLVELIVPTRHSLGDVLQEGFKDVSGIVESESATVIRNFKTSFDWARASVGSDLSQLDEKRACSELNRTVDESDLKIIEILAGNGRLSYKTVGEIAGLSESSVRRRVDALLDNGAFQFATYVEPDLLGFNAPLFVWFDVDARDLEGVAARLSALPEVRYVSATTGKSQLAAEILSRGIDDIYDLTTSEILGVDDVKRVDVGLEVRSFKRGFMIR; translated from the coding sequence ATGATTGTCATGGTTCGAAATGACACGATGGCCCGTCTTCATCCGCATCGTCCGCGAGCAGGGAAATCGGGGGAGTCGGCCGTCCTTGATGAGGTCGACAGAAAGATCGTGGCTGCCCTGCAGGTTGCTCCCCGTGCCTCGTGGGCGCGAGTGGCCAATGTTCTAGAACTATCTGAGTCGGTCGTATTCCGGCGAGGGAAGAAGCTACTTGATTCTGAAGTCGTACAGGTTTCGGCGTTGCCTGATCCGACTCTGACTGACCGCGGCTTTCCGGTCCTGGTTCGCCTGCGGTGCGAGGTCGGGGAGGCTTACTCAGTGGCACGAGCCATGGCTGCCAGGCCCGATACGCGTCTAGTTCTTGCGCTGGCCGCCAGCTATGACGTTCTGGTCGAATTGATCGTGCCGACTCGGCATAGCCTTGGGGACGTGCTGCAGGAGGGTTTCAAAGACGTATCGGGAATAGTCGAGAGTGAGAGTGCAACGGTAATACGCAACTTCAAGACCTCATTCGACTGGGCGCGCGCATCTGTTGGAAGTGATCTAAGCCAGCTTGACGAGAAACGCGCGTGCTCGGAACTCAATCGCACCGTAGACGAGAGCGATTTGAAGATCATCGAGATTCTGGCTGGCAATGGTCGCCTGAGTTATAAGACGGTAGGCGAGATAGCCGGTCTGAGTGAATCTTCAGTGCGGCGAAGAGTCGACGCGCTACTGGACAACGGTGCCTTTCAATTTGCGACATATGTTGAGCCTGATCTACTTGGGTTTAATGCTCCGCTGTTCGTGTGGTTTGACGTTGACGCTCGTGATCTGGAGGGCGTTGCCGCCAGACTCAGCGCATTGCCCGAGGTTAGGTATGTGTCTGCCACGACAGGGAAGTCTCAATTGGCCGCTGAGATTCTCAGTCGGGGGATTGACGATATATATGATCTGACCACCTCAGAGATCCTGGGAGTCGACGACGTCAAGCGCGTGGACGTGGGGCTAGAGGTGCGGTCGTTCAAGCGAGGGTTTATGATTCGATGA
- the pheS gene encoding phenylalanine--tRNA ligase subunit alpha codes for MTDQLDPLDESAVKQAVDAALKAFTDATTLDELKQAKIDHTGDKAPLALANRAIGSLDKADKAAAGKIVGKSRGAVKQAHDVRLAELEAERDAAVLIEEAIDVTLPTDRRRLGARHPLSLIQEQAADYFVGLGWEVAEGPEIESEWLNFDALNFGPDHPARQMQDTFFVDPADAGLVLRTHTSPVQSRSLLQRGVPLYVVCPGKTFRTDELDATHTPVFHQIEGIAIDKGLTMANLQGTLDGFAREMFGPESKTRLRPSFFPFTEPSAEMDFWFPNKVGGPGWIEWGGCGMVHPNVLRAAGIDPDVYQGFAFGMGIERTLMLREGINDMHDMVEGDVRFSARFGMKA; via the coding sequence ATGACAGACCAACTCGACCCCTTGGACGAGTCGGCCGTGAAGCAGGCCGTCGACGCGGCACTCAAGGCTTTCACGGATGCGACGACTCTCGACGAGCTCAAGCAGGCGAAGATCGACCACACCGGCGACAAAGCCCCGCTGGCGCTCGCCAACCGAGCCATCGGCTCACTCGACAAGGCCGATAAGGCCGCCGCCGGCAAGATCGTCGGCAAGTCCAGGGGAGCGGTCAAGCAGGCCCACGACGTACGCCTGGCCGAACTCGAAGCCGAACGCGATGCGGCCGTGCTCATCGAAGAGGCCATCGACGTCACCCTGCCCACCGACCGTCGCCGCCTCGGCGCTCGCCACCCGCTGTCCCTCATCCAGGAACAGGCCGCGGACTACTTCGTCGGCCTCGGCTGGGAGGTCGCCGAAGGCCCCGAGATCGAATCCGAGTGGCTGAACTTCGACGCGCTCAACTTCGGCCCCGACCATCCGGCCCGCCAGATGCAGGACACGTTCTTCGTCGATCCCGCCGACGCCGGACTCGTCCTGCGCACCCACACCTCACCAGTGCAGTCACGCTCCCTGCTGCAGCGCGGCGTGCCGCTCTACGTCGTGTGCCCGGGCAAGACTTTCCGCACCGATGAGCTCGACGCCACCCACACCCCGGTCTTCCACCAGATCGAAGGCATCGCCATCGACAAGGGCTTGACCATGGCCAACCTGCAGGGCACCCTCGACGGCTTCGCCCGCGAGATGTTCGGCCCGGAGTCGAAGACTCGCCTGCGCCCGAGCTTCTTCCCGTTCACTGAACCGAGCGCGGAGATGGACTTCTGGTTCCCCAACAAGGTCGGCGGACCCGGTTGGATCGAATGGGGCGGCTGCGGAATGGTCCACCCCAACGTGCTGCGCGCCGCCGGCATCGACCCCGACGTCTACCAGGGCTTCGCCTTCGGCATGGGCATCGAGCGCACCCTGATGCTGCGCGAGGGAATCAACGATATGCACGACATGGTCGAAGGCGATGTGCGCTTCTCGGCCCGTTTCGGAATGAAGGCTTGA
- a CDS encoding acetolactate synthase large subunit: MTTQRASDVMVRALENEGVERIFGIPGEENLDFVDSLRNSSIELILTRHEQAAAFMAATYGRLTGKPGVVLTTLGPGALNLATGAAYAHLGGMPVIMITGQKGIRTAEQAAFQMVNTVATMDPLTKVSKQISSAAMIPTMVREAFRAAQAERPGPVHLELPEDIAGMPVDGFELIEPHTNSRPVAGDTAIANAANVIREAKNPLLMLGADASRASCSEALSRFVAGMRIPYVTTQMGKGSVTGASDLYMGTAALTSGDYVHDAIDAADVIVTIGHDTTEKPPFTMDENGPTVVHIGYRPAIVEQVYFPQFEVIGDLAPSLDKLAEVLDGPVPTAEALLPMRDEILIKIHEGADEDRFIPQRIVQEVRDVVPTDGIVALDNGMYKIWFARNYRTTRANTLLLDNALATMGAGLPSAIGAKLTYPERRVMAVVGDGGFMMNSQEMETAVRLGLDLVVVILEDNAYGMIRWKQAADGMADFGLTFDNPDFVKYAESYGATGTRVKDVDSISDALEHAFSVGGVHIVVVPVDYSENKRVLIDELGQRS; the protein is encoded by the coding sequence ATGACGACACAACGTGCATCAGATGTCATGGTCAGAGCCCTGGAGAACGAAGGCGTCGAGCGGATCTTCGGCATTCCCGGCGAGGAGAACCTCGACTTCGTCGACTCCCTGCGGAACTCATCGATCGAACTCATCCTCACCCGGCATGAGCAGGCGGCCGCGTTCATGGCCGCCACCTACGGCAGGCTGACCGGCAAACCCGGGGTCGTGCTCACGACCTTGGGGCCGGGGGCACTCAACCTGGCGACCGGGGCTGCGTACGCCCACCTCGGCGGGATGCCGGTCATCATGATCACCGGGCAGAAGGGCATCCGCACGGCCGAGCAGGCGGCGTTCCAGATGGTCAATACGGTGGCGACGATGGATCCGCTGACGAAGGTGAGCAAGCAGATCAGCTCGGCGGCGATGATTCCGACGATGGTCCGTGAGGCGTTCCGCGCCGCCCAGGCCGAGCGTCCGGGACCGGTGCATCTCGAACTGCCCGAGGATATCGCGGGAATGCCGGTCGACGGATTCGAGCTCATCGAACCGCATACGAACAGTCGGCCCGTCGCCGGGGACACGGCGATCGCGAACGCCGCGAACGTCATCAGGGAGGCGAAGAACCCGCTGCTCATGCTCGGTGCGGATGCGTCCCGGGCGTCGTGCAGTGAGGCTCTGTCGCGTTTCGTCGCCGGGATGCGCATCCCCTACGTGACCACGCAGATGGGCAAGGGGTCGGTGACGGGCGCGTCGGATCTGTACATGGGTACGGCGGCGCTGACGTCCGGTGACTACGTCCACGACGCGATCGATGCCGCCGATGTCATCGTCACCATCGGCCACGATACAACGGAGAAGCCGCCGTTCACGATGGATGAGAACGGGCCGACGGTCGTGCACATCGGGTATCGTCCCGCCATCGTCGAGCAGGTGTATTTCCCGCAGTTCGAGGTCATCGGTGACCTGGCACCGTCCCTGGACAAGCTCGCCGAGGTGCTCGACGGTCCCGTGCCCACCGCCGAGGCGCTCCTGCCGATGCGTGATGAGATCCTCATCAAGATCCACGAGGGAGCCGATGAGGATCGGTTCATCCCGCAGCGGATCGTCCAGGAAGTCCGTGACGTCGTACCCACCGATGGGATCGTGGCCCTGGACAACGGGATGTACAAGATCTGGTTCGCTCGCAACTACCGCACGACCAGGGCGAACACCCTGCTGCTCGACAATGCTCTGGCGACGATGGGCGCCGGGCTGCCCTCGGCGATCGGGGCGAAGCTGACCTACCCGGAGCGTCGGGTCATGGCCGTGGTCGGCGACGGCGGGTTCATGATGAACAGTCAGGAGATGGAGACCGCTGTCAGGCTCGGGCTAGACCTCGTCGTGGTCATCCTCGAGGACAACGCCTACGGCATGATCCGGTGGAAGCAGGCCGCGGACGGGATGGCGGACTTCGGTCTGACGTTCGACAACCCCGACTTCGTGAAGTATGCGGAATCGTATGGGGCCACCGGCACCCGCGTTAAGGATGTCGACAGCATCAGCGATGCTTTGGAGCACGCGTTCTCTGTCGGCGGTGTGCACATTGTCGTCGTGCCCGTCGACTATTCGGAGAACAAGCGGGTGCTCATCGATGAGTTGGGGCAGCGGTCTTGA
- a CDS encoding pentapeptide repeat-containing protein, whose protein sequence is MVTSAPRPPKLSLGDLVPGYLGDFGPEEFLEGMEFTDLDLAEADATQATFLDCRMTNVNFGDAEAQIDLSGVRISGTEITDCRADTWTIPRGNLLHTDVSGTRIGAGVAYDSVWEKVRFTNCRISYLNLRESKLTDVEFRDCKIDEIDLDRAKASRVAFPGSSVGVFQCEGATLGNVDIRGLEPHKISGVHSLRGAIIDDTQLMLFAELFASELGISVE, encoded by the coding sequence ATGGTGACTTCAGCTCCGCGCCCACCGAAGCTCAGCCTCGGTGACCTGGTCCCGGGATATCTCGGCGATTTCGGTCCAGAGGAATTCCTCGAAGGCATGGAGTTCACCGACCTCGACCTCGCCGAGGCGGACGCCACCCAAGCGACGTTCCTCGACTGTCGAATGACGAACGTGAACTTCGGCGATGCCGAGGCTCAGATCGACCTTAGCGGAGTCAGGATCTCCGGAACGGAGATCACGGACTGCCGCGCCGACACCTGGACGATACCCCGTGGAAACCTGCTGCACACTGACGTTTCCGGTACGCGGATCGGTGCCGGCGTTGCCTATGACAGCGTGTGGGAGAAAGTGCGATTCACCAACTGCCGCATCTCCTACCTCAACCTGCGGGAGTCGAAGCTCACCGACGTCGAATTCCGGGACTGCAAGATCGACGAGATCGACCTCGACCGAGCGAAGGCCAGCCGGGTCGCATTCCCGGGAAGCAGCGTCGGCGTCTTTCAGTGCGAAGGCGCCACCCTCGGCAACGTCGACATCCGGGGACTGGAACCGCACAAGATCTCCGGAGTCCATTCCTTGCGCGGAGCGATCATCGACGACACTCAGCTCATGCTCTTCGCTGAACTCTTCGCTTCTGAACTCGGTATCTCCGTGGAGTGA
- a CDS encoding TIR domain-containing protein yields MTDRSAEFIAIAEEASEIADRESSLDTQPLDALENAAKEIGRSWSKSNLGYQANVYYQGFEAPPNGAMFSREWGLLGMFQGTTGEWEIHQVDEVVAKIEERAGNPDLNRLREQSDATGSEVEELIQRARSVAAKVPIPCDDYVKENVEELQHIILPDADSLARLQMRGVTGQIMTRDAQALEGGAQPAGHQIALATVRKLKSPFLVARELATVCKRLGKHLEGDEATTQRAVIQLGSKVFIGHGGASAEYLKLGVWLSGQGLGWEVFDRKPTAGMSVKERLLEMLDNASIAFLVMTPEDENSEGKAVARANVIHEVGLFQGRLGWMKAIVLLEEGCEEFSNIEGIGQIRYPKGNIKAAFDEIRQVLHREGVI; encoded by the coding sequence ATGACTGATCGTAGCGCTGAGTTTATCGCGATCGCTGAAGAAGCATCCGAAATTGCCGATCGAGAGTCTAGCCTCGATACTCAACCACTTGATGCCCTCGAAAATGCTGCGAAAGAGATCGGGAGGTCCTGGTCGAAGTCCAATTTGGGCTACCAAGCGAATGTGTATTACCAAGGCTTCGAGGCTCCGCCGAATGGCGCGATGTTTAGTCGTGAATGGGGCTTGCTCGGCATGTTCCAAGGCACCACGGGCGAGTGGGAGATCCACCAGGTTGATGAGGTGGTGGCCAAGATTGAGGAGCGGGCTGGTAATCCCGATCTCAACAGGCTTAGAGAGCAGTCTGACGCAACCGGTTCGGAAGTGGAGGAACTCATTCAACGGGCTCGATCAGTTGCGGCGAAGGTTCCGATCCCCTGTGACGATTATGTGAAAGAGAACGTCGAGGAGCTGCAGCACATCATACTTCCAGACGCAGATTCTTTAGCTCGACTCCAGATGCGCGGAGTAACGGGCCAAATCATGACTCGGGATGCACAGGCACTAGAAGGTGGAGCCCAGCCAGCAGGACACCAGATCGCACTTGCAACCGTACGGAAACTCAAGTCACCGTTCTTGGTGGCGAGAGAACTTGCTACAGTCTGCAAGAGACTCGGGAAGCACCTCGAAGGCGACGAAGCAACGACTCAAAGAGCGGTCATCCAGCTGGGAAGCAAAGTCTTCATAGGACATGGTGGAGCCTCGGCTGAGTACCTCAAGCTGGGTGTTTGGCTCAGTGGCCAGGGTCTTGGTTGGGAGGTCTTTGATAGGAAACCGACCGCGGGCATGAGCGTAAAAGAACGTCTACTAGAAATGCTCGATAATGCAAGTATTGCTTTCCTTGTAATGACTCCCGAGGACGAGAACTCCGAAGGGAAAGCCGTAGCTCGCGCGAATGTCATTCACGAAGTTGGACTGTTCCAGGGACGACTGGGTTGGATGAAGGCTATCGTTCTTCTTGAAGAGGGGTGTGAAGAGTTCTCTAATATCGAGGGAATCGGCCAAATTCGCTACCCGAAGGGGAATATCAAAGCCGCCTTTGACGAGATCCGTCAGGTCCTACATCGCGAAGGCGTGATATGA
- a CDS encoding MerR family transcriptional regulator gives MTVSDLMPIGTFARIVGLTASALRFYDDAGVLRPDHVDAQTEYRFYSDAQVAAAQRLRELRELGMPLSDVSRFFAAESASDSTESLRLLNDHLRRVSAENARLQHVAARLSESLQSEASTSLCTLSGPVFAAAVDQLLATTADDPDFPVLNGVRLSIEPDALTLAATDRYRFTSRTLVPSRSAGTTWAGTVSGHALRTAVSAIRRSPTVTLEAGDDVLRVVLDDGTMSQCTLIDEPFPDTSDFFSSLPTAVHHCMVDRRQLLQTMERQAPDKVGLRLSASGVRVLHPADSVDIDGTGDGSELTLWFELTTLHPAVANALGNDLILDVTASDQPVVLRSADDGDFTTVLMPCQAPPTDTDRNRPP, from the coding sequence GTGACTGTTTCTGACTTGATGCCAATCGGGACGTTCGCCCGAATAGTGGGGCTGACGGCAAGCGCGCTGCGATTCTACGACGATGCCGGCGTCCTCCGCCCTGACCATGTCGACGCCCAGACCGAATATCGCTTCTACAGTGATGCGCAGGTGGCTGCTGCACAGCGGTTGCGAGAGCTGCGTGAGCTCGGAATGCCGTTGTCCGACGTCTCTCGGTTCTTCGCGGCCGAATCTGCGTCGGATTCGACGGAATCGCTGAGGCTTCTCAACGACCATTTGCGCAGGGTGTCGGCTGAAAACGCGCGGTTGCAGCATGTGGCCGCGCGCCTCTCCGAGTCTCTGCAGTCGGAGGCTTCGACATCACTGTGCACTCTTTCCGGGCCCGTCTTCGCCGCGGCTGTCGACCAGCTTCTGGCGACGACTGCCGATGACCCCGACTTCCCCGTCCTCAACGGTGTTCGCCTCAGCATTGAACCGGATGCCCTCACTCTGGCGGCGACGGATCGCTATCGTTTCACCAGTCGCACACTGGTGCCGAGCCGGTCGGCGGGCACGACATGGGCCGGCACCGTATCGGGCCATGCCCTGCGGACCGCCGTTTCGGCGATCCGCAGAAGCCCCACAGTGACTCTCGAGGCAGGAGACGATGTCCTGCGCGTCGTGCTCGATGACGGCACTATGAGCCAGTGCACGTTGATCGATGAGCCGTTTCCGGATACTTCCGACTTCTTTTCGTCCCTGCCGACAGCTGTCCACCACTGCATGGTCGACCGCCGGCAGCTCTTGCAGACGATGGAACGGCAGGCCCCGGATAAGGTCGGTCTGCGACTCTCTGCGAGCGGGGTGCGGGTTCTACACCCTGCCGACTCCGTTGACATCGACGGCACCGGTGACGGCTCTGAACTCACGCTGTGGTTCGAGCTGACGACGCTGCATCCGGCCGTGGCCAATGCGCTCGGAAACGATCTCATCCTCGACGTCACTGCGTCGGATCAACCGGTCGTCCTGCGCTCAGCTGATGACGGAGACTTCACCACCGTCCTCATGCCGTGCCAGGCCCCGCCCACTGACACAGACAGGAACAGACCACCATGA
- a CDS encoding membrane dipeptidase: MEKEDNMISHDKKESVFELKKYGGYKSYEYLEAGVDYIDFKLAPEFDRAPKHDLDLDDVEAQRTAQLLRDNIVISLHDHPTVFPEDMSETRAYNRTGRQRTGYAGLAKSGMTVVFDNMMDGTACVTSKFGWKFDDVIYDLGMRLSDIAHQDFVTLCRNAEDINQAHETGNVTLVMSLEAATPIENELDRLDILYGLGIRSMGIAYSESNALGSGLKEPGDGGLTMFGRQAVKRMNQLGIAIDVSHSSDQTCLDTIEHSEAPVLITHAGARAIWPTKRMKPDEVLKACAESGGVIGLEAAPHTSLSHDHIEHSIDSVMDHFEYCVELMGIDHVSFGPDTLYGDHVGLHDEFASNLGVHNATAAPDYPKMPYVSGMENPTECFFNIVGWLVKHGYSDEDIVKVISSNTLRALNFIW; this comes from the coding sequence ATGGAGAAAGAAGACAACATGATTTCGCACGACAAGAAAGAGTCAGTCTTCGAATTGAAGAAATACGGCGGATACAAGTCATACGAGTACCTAGAAGCCGGAGTCGACTACATCGATTTCAAACTCGCGCCCGAATTCGATCGAGCACCAAAGCACGACCTAGATCTTGACGACGTCGAGGCGCAGCGTACGGCGCAGCTGCTCAGGGATAACATCGTGATTAGTCTTCACGATCATCCAACTGTATTTCCAGAAGACATGTCTGAGACTCGTGCATACAACCGCACCGGTCGCCAGCGGACCGGCTACGCGGGGCTTGCCAAATCAGGGATGACTGTTGTGTTCGACAACATGATGGACGGAACAGCCTGTGTGACGAGCAAGTTCGGCTGGAAGTTCGACGACGTCATCTATGACTTGGGAATGCGACTGAGCGATATCGCACACCAGGACTTCGTCACCTTGTGTCGGAACGCTGAAGACATCAACCAAGCTCATGAAACCGGCAACGTGACTCTCGTAATGAGCCTTGAGGCCGCGACACCAATCGAGAACGAATTAGACCGTCTCGACATCCTCTACGGCCTCGGAATCCGCTCGATGGGGATCGCCTACTCTGAGTCGAATGCACTAGGCAGCGGACTCAAAGAGCCCGGGGACGGCGGCCTGACCATGTTCGGCCGTCAGGCAGTCAAACGTATGAATCAGCTCGGCATCGCCATTGATGTATCCCACTCGAGCGACCAAACGTGCCTCGACACCATCGAACATTCTGAGGCACCTGTGCTCATCACTCATGCCGGCGCACGGGCAATCTGGCCAACGAAACGCATGAAGCCGGATGAGGTGCTCAAGGCGTGCGCAGAGTCAGGTGGAGTAATCGGTCTTGAAGCTGCGCCCCACACCTCACTCTCTCATGATCATATTGAGCATTCGATTGACTCGGTGATGGATCACTTCGAGTACTGCGTCGAACTCATGGGGATCGACCACGTGTCCTTTGGGCCGGACACTTTGTATGGCGACCACGTCGGGCTTCATGATGAGTTCGCCTCCAACCTCGGAGTTCACAATGCCACTGCCGCACCGGACTATCCCAAGATGCCCTACGTATCAGGAATGGAAAACCCTACTGAATGCTTCTTCAACATCGTCGGCTGGCTCGTCAAGCATGGGTACTCAGATGAGGACATCGTCAAGGTGATCAGCAGCAATACCCTGCGGGCGCTAAACTTCATCTGGTGA
- a CDS encoding RNA methyltransferase encodes MCDPGNAGTIILLADATGADAVVLTSSSVDVYNDKVVRSTAGSLFHIPIVTGVGLSEVTELARARGLQMLAADANDEAHDLHHPWDTGLDLTARTAWCFGNEAWGMSADDLELCDSSVAVPI; translated from the coding sequence GTGTGCGACCCCGGCAATGCGGGAACGATCATTTTACTCGCCGATGCAACTGGCGCTGATGCTGTGGTGCTGACGTCGTCGTCGGTGGATGTTTACAACGACAAAGTCGTCCGCTCGACCGCCGGTTCGCTCTTCCACATTCCCATTGTCACCGGTGTCGGTCTGTCCGAGGTGACCGAGCTGGCGCGGGCCCGTGGACTGCAGATGCTCGCGGCCGACGCCAATGACGAAGCGCACGATCTTCACCACCCGTGGGACACCGGCCTGGATCTGACCGCACGGACCGCGTGGTGCTTCGGCAACGAAGCCTGGGGGATGAGTGCGGATGATCTGGAGCTGTGCGACTCATCTGTTGCCGTCCCGATCTAG
- the pheT gene encoding phenylalanine--tRNA ligase subunit beta yields the protein MRVPLNWLADYVDLPAETDPHALAAEFASIGLEEEDFFGPEITGPLVVGRVLELVKEEHSNGKTVNWCRVDVGPEHNEAQDDPKDPQPGPEVPSRGIICGAHNFVPGDLIVACLPGAVLPGDFKIAARKTYGHKSDGMICSAKELGLGEDHDGIIVLTDLGLTGEPGDDAIALLGLDQVTLDVNVTPDRGYQLSIRGIGREYAQMKGQKFTDIGSAEVAPTNAATDDGFPVSVEDNNPINEVAGCDQFTALQITGLDPQAKTPFWMQRRLQQAGMRPISLTVDVTNYVMLELGQPLHAYDTALLGDEIVVRRATAGEKFTTLDDVERKLDPEDLLITDRGSGATGKAGKIIGLAGVMGGAEVEVNDQTTDVVIEAAHFDPISIARTSRRHKLSSEASRRFERGVDPRLGPVAARRCADLLVELGGGTLSPATTQVGQAPEPTVIELPVERVDSLVGVDYTTAEVTGLLEGIGATIDVIGKDRLAVTVPSWRTDITDAVDLIEEVARTGGYDRIPSIQPAARAGKGLTVAQKTRRRISNLLAADGFTEVLSYPFTNEKRDDQLRLDADDVRRKHVRLANPMSEDLPLMRTNLLSTLVDLVVRNQGRGAKDVALFEAGLVSTSAGLPEGPGPRHLPGYHPSDDELEAIYASVPHQPYHYAGIISGNAEMPGVWGKGRKAEATDVIDTVRRIAETNGLEVTVEADQIAPWHPGRAAKFVLADGQVLGHAGELHPKVCENLGLPARTVAFEIDLDALLAQDDLRAWDGALSTYPVSRQDVALIVDAELPTQTLAATLREGAGEELELLETFDLYTGDQLPEGKKSLAFRLTFRAPDRTLKADEASAMREAATKLAAERHGAEVRS from the coding sequence ATGCGCGTCCCACTGAACTGGCTGGCCGACTACGTCGATCTCCCAGCCGAGACCGATCCCCATGCCCTCGCCGCCGAATTCGCGTCCATCGGACTCGAGGAAGAGGACTTCTTCGGACCCGAGATCACCGGCCCACTCGTCGTCGGCCGGGTCCTCGAACTCGTCAAGGAAGAGCACTCGAACGGCAAGACCGTCAACTGGTGCCGCGTCGACGTCGGCCCCGAACACAACGAAGCCCAGGATGATCCGAAGGACCCGCAGCCCGGTCCCGAGGTGCCCAGCCGCGGCATCATCTGCGGTGCCCACAACTTCGTGCCCGGCGACCTCATCGTCGCCTGCCTGCCCGGAGCAGTCCTGCCCGGTGACTTCAAGATCGCGGCACGCAAGACCTACGGCCACAAGTCCGATGGCATGATCTGCTCGGCCAAAGAGCTCGGCCTCGGCGAGGACCACGACGGCATCATCGTCCTGACTGACCTCGGCCTGACCGGTGAGCCCGGCGATGATGCGATCGCGCTGCTCGGCCTCGACCAGGTCACCCTTGACGTCAACGTCACCCCCGACCGCGGCTACCAGCTGTCGATTCGCGGCATTGGACGCGAATATGCGCAGATGAAGGGGCAGAAGTTCACCGATATCGGTTCCGCCGAGGTGGCTCCCACCAACGCGGCCACCGACGATGGCTTCCCGGTGTCGGTTGAGGACAACAACCCCATCAACGAGGTGGCCGGTTGTGATCAGTTCACCGCCCTTCAGATCACCGGTCTGGATCCTCAGGCGAAGACTCCGTTCTGGATGCAGCGTCGCCTGCAGCAGGCGGGAATGCGTCCGATCAGTCTGACCGTGGATGTCACGAACTACGTCATGCTCGAACTCGGCCAGCCTCTGCACGCCTACGACACTGCGCTGCTCGGTGACGAAATCGTCGTCCGCCGTGCCACCGCCGGCGAGAAGTTCACGACCCTCGACGATGTCGAACGCAAGCTTGACCCCGAGGACCTGCTCATCACCGACCGCGGTTCTGGTGCGACTGGCAAGGCTGGAAAGATCATCGGTCTGGCCGGCGTCATGGGCGGCGCCGAGGTTGAGGTGAACGACCAGACGACCGACGTCGTCATCGAGGCCGCTCACTTCGACCCGATCTCCATTGCTCGCACTTCGCGTCGACACAAGCTGTCCTCGGAGGCCTCGCGTCGTTTCGAGCGCGGAGTCGACCCGAGGCTCGGGCCTGTGGCCGCACGTCGGTGCGCGGACCTGCTCGTCGAACTCGGCGGCGGAACGCTCAGCCCTGCGACCACGCAGGTCGGGCAGGCTCCCGAGCCGACCGTCATCGAACTCCCGGTCGAGCGCGTGGACTCGCTTGTCGGTGTCGACTACACCACCGCCGAGGTGACCGGACTGCTCGAAGGCATCGGCGCGACCATCGATGTCATCGGCAAGGACCGTCTGGCCGTGACCGTGCCCAGTTGGCGCACGGACATCACCGACGCTGTCGACCTCATCGAGGAAGTCGCCCGTACCGGCGGCTACGACCGCATCCCATCCATCCAGCCTGCCGCCAGGGCAGGCAAGGGACTGACAGTGGCGCAGAAGACCCGCCGTCGGATCTCGAACCTGCTGGCCGCCGACGGGTTCACCGAGGTGCTGTCGTACCCGTTCACGAACGAAAAACGCGACGATCAGCTGCGGCTGGATGCCGACGACGTGCGGCGCAAGCATGTGCGTCTGGCCAATCCGATGTCCGAAGACCTGCCGCTCATGCGCACCAACCTGCTCTCGACGCTGGTCGACCTCGTGGTTCGCAACCAGGGCCGCGGAGCGAAGGACGTCGCACTCTTCGAGGCCGGACTCGTGTCCACCTCGGCAGGTCTGCCTGAGGGCCCCGGGCCGCGTCACCTGCCCGGATACCACCCGAGCGATGACGAGCTCGAGGCGATCTACGCCTCGGTGCCGCACCAGCCCTACCACTACGCGGGCATCATCTCCGGCAATGCGGAGATGCCCGGCGTCTGGGGCAAGGGCCGTAAGGCCGAGGCCACCGACGTCATCGACACCGTCCGTCGGATCGCTGAGACAAACGGCCTCGAGGTCACCGTCGAGGCCGACCAGATCGCTCCGTGGCATCCGGGACGGGCTGCGAAGTTTGTCCTTGCCGACGGTCAGGTGCTTGGCCATGCAGGTGAGCTGCACCCGAAGGTGTGCGAAAACCTCGGCCTGCCGGCGCGGACCGTCGCCTTCGAGATCGACCTCGACGCACTGCTGGCCCAAGACGACCTGCGAGCCTGGGACGGCGCTCTGTCGACCTACCCAGTCTCCCGCCAGGACGTCGCGCTCATCGTCGATGCCGAGCTGCCGACGCAGACTCTGGCCGCGACGCTGCGTGAAGGTGCCGGGGAGGAGCTCGAACTGCTAGAGACCTTCGACCTCTACACCGGTGACCAGCTGCCCGAGGGCAAGAAGTCGCTGGCGTTCCGCCTGACCTTCCGGGCCCCGGATCGTACGCTCAAGGCCGATGAGGCCTCGGCGATGCGTGAAGCGGCGACGAAGCTGGCCGCCGAGCGTCACGGCGCTGAAGTCCGCAGCTGA